ACGCAGTCAATATCGGGAAATTTTTCTTGAATATGCTTTTGCAACGCCCAAATTCCCACTTGCTCGCTGGCGTGATGTCCTGCAAAAATAACGCTTACTCCCAAATCGTTTGCAGTGTGATAAAAATCGCGCTTTTCGCCGACAATCAGTAAGTCCGCGCCTGCTTCTTTGGCGAAATTTACCGTTTCTTGTCCAACGCCGCCCGATACCGCAGCAACTGTCGATACTTTGCGGTTTTCGCCTAAAATATGCGTTTTTGTTGAGAGCGTTTTTTCGAGATTTTCGGCAATTTTCGATACGGATTGCGGGGCGTCGAATTTTCCGATTGCGCCGATAAAATCGCTTCTGTATTTATAGAATTTTCCGCTCGGAGTCGCTCCGGCTATCCTTATAAGTTCTACGTTGTTTCCTACTTCGTCGTTCATATCCAAAGGTAAATGAGCGGCGTAGAGATTTATGTTTGCGGAAAGTAAAATGTCTATGCGTTTTTTGTTTGCGCCGATTAAACGCGGGTCGGTTCTGTCCCAAAAAAGTCCGTGATGAACAACAAGCATATCCGCGTTTGCCGCGACAGCTTTTTCAAAAACTTCCGCGCCCGCGTCAACGGCAAAGGCGATTTTTTTTATTTCGTCCTTGCCTT
This genomic window from Chitinivibrionia bacterium contains:
- a CDS encoding Nif3-like dinuclear metal center hexameric protein produces the protein MQKTSKISAHIDEFLNIAKIEDSSYNGLQVEGKDEIKKIAFAVDAGAEVFEKAVAANADMLVVHHGLFWDRTDPRLIGANKKRIDILLSANINLYAAHLPLDMNDEVGNNVELIRIAGATPSGKFYKYRSDFIGAIGKFDAPQSVSKIAENLEKTLSTKTHILGENRKVSTVAAVSGGVGQETVNFAKEAGADLLIVGEKRDFYHTANDLGVSVIFAGHHASEQVGIWALQKHIQEKFPDIDCVYIDCPTGL